One Tolypothrix bouteillei VB521301 DNA window includes the following coding sequences:
- a CDS encoding ABC transporter permease yields the protein MTTSKISLEASRDWVTRVVTSDTFLYIMKRLLQALLTLFLASALSFFIIQLAPGDYVDTLRQNPKISPERIDELRKQFGLDKSWPEQFGLWLWRILTKGDFGTSFVYQRSVSSLLWERVPATLLLAVSSLIVTWAIAIPLGIIAAVKQNQWVDRIFQVISYVGQGFPSFVTALFLLIFAQNTSPVFPVGGMTSINFTELTWFGQLLDISWHMILPTIALSITSFAGLQRITRGELLDVLRQDYIQTARAKGLPENRVIYVHALRNAINPLITLLGFELASLLSGAFIAEYFFNWPGLGRLTLLAVQSQDLYLVMASLVMSAVLLSIGNLVADLLLKVADPRIRLENLN from the coding sequence ATGACTACTTCAAAAATCTCCTTGGAAGCAAGTCGCGATTGGGTGACAAGGGTGGTCACCAGCGACACATTTCTTTACATAATGAAGCGGCTATTGCAAGCGCTGTTAACTTTGTTTTTAGCCTCGGCATTGTCGTTTTTCATTATTCAACTAGCACCAGGAGATTACGTAGACACTCTCAGGCAAAATCCGAAAATATCCCCAGAACGAATAGACGAGCTCAGAAAGCAATTCGGTCTTGATAAGTCTTGGCCCGAGCAATTTGGGCTTTGGCTGTGGAGAATCTTGACAAAAGGAGATTTTGGTACAAGCTTTGTTTACCAACGCTCGGTATCATCACTGTTGTGGGAGCGAGTGCCAGCAACTTTGCTGCTAGCAGTCTCTTCTCTTATTGTAACGTGGGCGATCGCCATTCCTTTGGGTATTATTGCTGCCGTCAAACAAAATCAGTGGGTTGACCGAATTTTTCAAGTTATCAGTTACGTTGGTCAGGGTTTCCCCAGCTTTGTGACTGCGCTATTTTTGCTGATTTTTGCTCAAAACACCTCACCAGTTTTTCCAGTTGGTGGAATGACTAGCATCAATTTCACTGAACTGACGTGGTTTGGTCAGCTATTAGATATTAGCTGGCACATGATTCTACCAACGATCGCACTCAGTATTACTAGTTTTGCAGGCTTGCAGCGTATTACTAGAGGAGAATTGTTGGATGTATTGAGACAAGATTACATTCAAACAGCCCGTGCCAAAGGATTACCAGAAAACCGAGTCATTTACGTTCATGCCCTGCGGAATGCCATCAACCCTTTGATTACTTTATTGGGCTTTGAACTTGCCAGTTTATTAAGTGGAGCCTTCATTGCAGAATATTTCTTCAATTGGCCTGGTTTGGGAAGGTTAACCTTACTAGCAGTGCAATCCCAGGATTTATATTTAGTGATGGCGAGTTTGGTCATGAGTGCCGTGCTGCTAAGCATTGGTAACCTAGTAGCAGACTTGCTGCTAAAAGTTGCCGACCCTCGCATTCGCTTGGAAAATTTAAATTAG
- a CDS encoding adenine phosphoribosyltransferase codes for MDLKSLIRDIPDFPKPGILFRDITTLLRDPEGLRYMVDLFANQIKEANLMADYVVGIESRGFIVGAPLAYQLGAGFIPVRKPGKLPAAVHSVEYALEYGTDCLEIHQDALQSGCRVLVVDDLIATGGTAAATAKLVKQIGCELVGFGFIIELRDLQGRKHLPDAPIITLVEY; via the coding sequence ATGGATTTAAAATCTCTCATTCGTGACATTCCAGATTTTCCCAAACCGGGAATTTTATTCCGCGATATCACAACGCTACTGCGCGATCCAGAAGGGCTGCGCTACATGGTTGACTTATTTGCCAACCAAATCAAAGAGGCCAACCTGATGGCAGACTACGTGGTAGGAATAGAGTCAAGAGGATTCATTGTTGGCGCACCACTTGCTTATCAATTAGGAGCAGGGTTTATTCCCGTCCGCAAACCTGGAAAGTTACCAGCAGCAGTTCACTCTGTTGAGTATGCACTTGAGTACGGTACGGATTGTTTGGAAATTCATCAAGACGCTTTACAATCGGGTTGCCGAGTTCTCGTAGTAGACGATCTGATTGCCACTGGTGGCACCGCTGCTGCAACAGCAAAACTTGTAAAACAAATTGGCTGCGAACTCGTAGGTTTTGGGTTTATCATCGAGCTACGGGATTTGCAAGGACGAAAACATTTGCCAGATGCACCAATTATTACTCTTGTAGAATATTAG
- a CDS encoding DUF3038 domain-containing protein: MNVSASVTSYNSPTPKSSPMILESLPEPAIEGHDCPRRTRMQIDLILLAIEALELGGSEAILAFAEELDLKGIVKNRVNLWRMRSTNPLRRAHTRRILTITEAKALVVIACYIARRLTVVIRQLLMVYQQMVEKQIPLEQNLRLSNYLERFRAHFKSRMNPRRSGLTTLNSDEKLDELAINLLGQLLFCTGTSGMQRFWISLFDGEVE; the protein is encoded by the coding sequence ATGAATGTCTCTGCTAGTGTAACGTCTTATAATAGTCCAACCCCTAAGTCTTCGCCGATGATTCTGGAATCTTTACCCGAACCAGCGATCGAGGGACATGACTGTCCCCGTCGAACTCGGATGCAAATAGACTTAATATTACTGGCGATTGAGGCTTTGGAGCTAGGTGGCTCCGAAGCTATTTTGGCATTTGCTGAAGAGTTGGATCTTAAAGGTATTGTAAAAAATAGAGTCAATTTGTGGCGAATGCGTAGCACAAATCCTTTACGAAGAGCACATACCCGTCGGATCTTAACTATTACAGAGGCAAAGGCTTTAGTGGTTATTGCGTGCTACATAGCACGACGTCTGACAGTTGTCATTCGCCAGCTGTTAATGGTGTATCAACAAATGGTTGAAAAACAGATACCATTAGAACAAAATTTACGTCTCTCAAATTACTTGGAGAGATTTAGAGCACATTTTAAGAGCAGAATGAATCCCCGACGTTCTGGTTTAACTACATTAAATTCTGATGAAAAATTAGATGAACTGGCTATAAATTTGTTAGGACAACTCTTATTTTGTACCGGTACATCTGGAATGCAAAGGTTCTGGATTAGTCTATTTGACGGTGAAGTGGAATGA
- a CDS encoding DUF4335 domain-containing protein: MNIQRKYSLPNCTLLLEGLSDATRAAHLQELRPELSILVNAECYISGYKKPISGGREFFESLVRAVSAYAQEFLSNIPNPQARDSESELVQLQKVSRDRHRLVVHSENASQETGANSHGQPTTEIDLNTVQLFDLVEAIDQFFADSQTLPELSLKVQPVARRYGNFNQALVKQAVPAGIGVTSLAAAAVAFSIIPVPEIRPPQQNNTQPTSSTTSRSNALASPGVTPTPAPNEPVAASPTFTPTPTSTTASESTPASLAASVNPTTPTPTPTPTAPEATAPTPIPNPTAVKDLEALLNTVPEITDASVLRALQRQVYNQINPEWANRSALTQDSVFRVGVAGDGSLVGYKAVNKASNDAVANTPLPKLLYNPANSRGPITNEPIAQFKVVFTNRGILEISPWRGYTKTPEVIGSKITDANTIGVLNQKLTNTIRQGWRNTASFPKDLKYRVALNKDGAIADYEPLNQVAFDYFRQTPLPKMFQQDVYGSNTGAPNSKEPLAHFQVVFKPDGNIEVTPWKGYGQ, from the coding sequence ATGAATATTCAGCGTAAGTATAGTTTACCTAATTGTACGCTCCTTTTGGAGGGTTTGAGTGATGCTACAAGGGCGGCACATCTTCAAGAACTGCGCCCGGAATTATCGATATTGGTAAATGCAGAATGTTATATATCTGGATATAAAAAACCTATATCAGGAGGACGAGAGTTTTTTGAAAGCTTGGTGAGAGCGGTTAGTGCTTACGCTCAAGAGTTTTTAAGCAACATACCCAATCCTCAAGCACGTGACTCAGAATCAGAATTGGTGCAGTTACAAAAAGTGAGTCGCGATCGCCACAGATTAGTCGTACACTCTGAGAATGCATCACAAGAAACGGGGGCAAATTCTCACGGTCAACCAACCACTGAAATCGATTTAAACACAGTACAGCTTTTTGATTTAGTAGAAGCAATAGACCAATTTTTTGCAGATAGCCAAACACTCCCAGAGTTATCGTTAAAAGTACAACCCGTTGCCAGACGATATGGCAACTTCAACCAAGCTTTAGTTAAGCAAGCTGTTCCCGCTGGTATAGGTGTCACTAGTTTGGCAGCAGCGGCGGTTGCTTTTAGCATCATTCCAGTACCTGAAATCCGTCCACCGCAACAAAACAATACACAACCCACTAGCAGCACAACATCTCGTTCCAACGCTCTTGCTTCTCCTGGTGTCACACCCACACCAGCCCCTAACGAACCAGTAGCAGCAAGCCCTACTTTCACGCCCACACCAACATCTACGACTGCCAGCGAGTCTACGCCTGCTTCCCTTGCTGCATCTGTAAATCCTACGACGCCAACACCAACACCAACTCCCACCGCACCTGAAGCAACTGCTCCGACTCCAATCCCAAACCCAACAGCCGTTAAAGATTTAGAAGCACTTTTAAACACGGTTCCCGAGATTACGGATGCATCCGTTTTACGTGCATTGCAACGCCAAGTTTACAACCAAATTAATCCAGAGTGGGCAAATCGTTCAGCATTAACTCAGGACTCCGTTTTTCGGGTCGGTGTTGCTGGGGATGGTTCCCTTGTTGGCTATAAAGCAGTCAATAAAGCTTCCAATGACGCTGTGGCGAACACTCCCCTACCCAAGCTGCTTTATAATCCTGCAAATTCGCGGGGTCCCATTACTAATGAACCAATCGCTCAATTCAAAGTCGTTTTTACAAACCGAGGCATTTTAGAAATTAGCCCTTGGCGCGGGTACACTAAAACTCCAGAGGTTATAGGTAGCAAAATTACTGACGCCAACACGATCGGTGTACTCAACCAGAAACTGACTAATACTATCCGCCAGGGTTGGCGTAATACAGCATCTTTCCCAAAAGATTTGAAGTATAGGGTAGCTCTTAATAAAGACGGAGCGATCGCCGATTACGAACCACTCAATCAAGTAGCTTTTGACTATTTCCGACAAACACCCCTTCCCAAGATGTTCCAACAAGACGTTTATGGTTCAAATACAGGTGCGCCAAACAGCAAAGAACCTCTTGCTCACTTCCAAGTGGTCTTCAAACCTGACGGTAACATTGAAGTGACTCCGTGGAAGGGGTACGGACAATAG
- a CDS encoding transglycosylase domain-containing protein — protein MSSPQPPQKPQTLLGQITQAVQTIQARVDFSKLALKPNAKVPELWVQDAGADKAEVYPLLGDRYILGRSSKSCDIVVRNPVVSQIHLSLSRDSSQRTPAFVIKDEESTNGIYRGKRRVKSLELRHGDVLTLGPPELAASVRLQYVNPPAWYVRAAGWAGLGAAGAVSLMVLAIGVEWLKVSVRPLPGATRAPVVIYARDGETRLREPRTTAHIDMKRLQDFGPYLPAAVVASEDSRYYWHFGVDPLGILRAVFINTRSGDVQQGASTVTQQVARSLFQSYVGRQDSLGRKFREAVIALKLETFYSKDDILLTYLNRVFLGADTSGFEDASRYYFDKSAKELTLAEAATLVGILPAPNAFDFCGDSNNKLRTIEYRNRVLRRLLEMGKVKQDEYNRARRSPVEISSKVCEQQAKTIAPYFYSYVFQELEKILGKELATEGNFIIETQLDPQIQSQAETALRNQVRTAGRNFGFSQGAMVTLDTSTGGIVSMVGGTDYRTSQFNRAVQAKRQPGSTFKVFAYTAAIEQGISSGRSYSCLPLRWRGFTYKPCRTGAGSLTVATGLALSENPIALRLAQDVGLDKVISMARRLGVKSELEEVPGLILGQSVVNVLEMTGAFSAIGNNGVWNRPHAISRILDSSDCRDIKDPKTCRVIYSFDQDPEANKRVLSPEISDTMVRMLRGVVTNGTGRSAAIGLGEAGKTGTTNNNVDLWFIGFIPQRRLATGIWLGNDNNSPTSGSSAQAAQLWGNYMGKITK, from the coding sequence ATGAGTTCCCCCCAACCGCCTCAAAAGCCACAAACTTTGCTTGGTCAAATAACTCAAGCAGTACAGACAATTCAAGCTAGAGTAGATTTCTCTAAACTGGCACTCAAGCCTAATGCCAAAGTACCGGAACTTTGGGTGCAGGATGCGGGGGCAGATAAAGCAGAAGTATATCCCCTCTTAGGCGATCGCTACATATTGGGACGCAGTTCTAAGTCCTGCGATATCGTTGTTCGCAATCCAGTCGTCAGTCAAATTCATCTATCTCTCTCAAGGGACTCCAGCCAAAGAACTCCTGCGTTTGTCATTAAAGATGAAGAATCTACAAATGGTATTTATCGAGGCAAGCGGCGGGTAAAATCTTTGGAACTGCGTCACGGAGACGTTCTTACCCTTGGACCGCCAGAACTAGCAGCTTCAGTCAGATTGCAATATGTCAATCCACCCGCCTGGTACGTTAGAGCCGCAGGTTGGGCGGGACTGGGTGCGGCTGGTGCGGTTTCTCTCATGGTACTTGCCATCGGTGTCGAATGGTTGAAGGTCAGTGTCAGACCCCTACCTGGTGCAACGCGAGCACCAGTTGTGATTTACGCTCGTGATGGAGAAACACGACTGCGGGAACCACGAACAACCGCCCACATTGATATGAAGCGGTTGCAGGATTTTGGTCCTTATTTGCCCGCAGCAGTCGTTGCTTCGGAAGATAGTCGGTATTACTGGCATTTTGGCGTCGATCCGTTAGGAATTTTACGAGCAGTATTTATTAATACCCGTAGTGGGGATGTCCAACAGGGAGCCAGTACTGTTACCCAACAAGTTGCCCGAAGTTTGTTTCAGAGTTACGTAGGCAGACAGGATTCCCTCGGACGGAAATTCCGCGAAGCAGTTATCGCTTTAAAGCTGGAGACATTTTACAGTAAAGATGACATTCTGCTGACCTATTTAAACAGGGTTTTTTTGGGAGCAGATACATCAGGTTTTGAAGATGCGTCTCGGTATTATTTTGACAAGTCAGCCAAAGAATTAACTCTTGCAGAAGCAGCAACACTCGTGGGAATTTTGCCAGCCCCCAATGCCTTCGACTTTTGTGGAGATAGCAATAACAAGCTGAGAACTATAGAATACCGCAATCGCGTACTGCGACGATTGCTCGAAATGGGCAAAGTGAAACAGGACGAATATAACAGAGCAAGGCGATCGCCCGTTGAAATTAGTTCCAAAGTTTGCGAACAGCAAGCAAAAACCATTGCTCCTTACTTTTATAGTTATGTCTTCCAAGAGCTAGAAAAAATTTTGGGAAAAGAACTAGCAACTGAGGGAAACTTTATTATTGAAACTCAGCTAGACCCGCAAATTCAGTCACAAGCAGAAACAGCGTTACGCAATCAAGTCCGCACGGCTGGAAGAAATTTTGGCTTTTCCCAAGGGGCAATGGTAACTCTTGATACTAGTACGGGTGGAATTGTCTCTATGGTTGGTGGTACGGATTACCGAACCAGCCAATTCAATCGCGCCGTTCAAGCAAAAAGGCAACCCGGTTCTACCTTCAAAGTTTTTGCATACACAGCAGCGATCGAGCAAGGAATTTCATCAGGGAGAAGTTATTCCTGTTTGCCTTTACGCTGGAGAGGCTTTACTTATAAACCCTGCCGCACGGGTGCGGGAAGTTTGACCGTTGCCACTGGCTTAGCCTTATCTGAAAACCCTATTGCCTTAAGACTAGCGCAGGACGTAGGGCTAGATAAAGTGATATCAATGGCACGACGCTTGGGTGTTAAATCCGAGTTGGAAGAAGTCCCTGGGTTAATACTGGGTCAGAGCGTGGTTAATGTATTAGAAATGACAGGTGCCTTTAGTGCCATTGGCAACAATGGTGTATGGAACCGTCCCCATGCAATTAGTAGAATACTAGATAGTAGCGATTGCCGCGATATTAAAGACCCAAAGACTTGTCGTGTTATTTATTCCTTTGACCAAGATCCAGAAGCCAACAAGCGAGTTTTATCACCAGAAATTAGCGATACGATGGTGCGGATGCTTCGTGGAGTGGTAACAAACGGTACGGGTCGCAGTGCAGCGATTGGATTGGGAGAAGCAGGTAAAACGGGTACAACAAACAACAACGTTGACTTATGGTTTATTGGGTTTATTCCCCAACGACGGCTAGCAACAGGAATTTGGCTGGGAAACGATAACAATTCTCCTACTTCTGGGAGTAGTGCTCAAGCAGCACAGCTTTGGGGAAATTATATGGGCAAGATTACAAAGTGA
- the lspA gene encoding signal peptidase II, with protein sequence MRIKNNLFWVAAVVAFCLDQLTKYWIVQTFNLGQTQALLPGIFHFTYVTNTGAAFSLFSGKVEWLRWLSLGVSLVLIAMAWFGPVLHFWDQLGYGLILGGAIGNGIDRFIHGYVVDFLDVRLINFAVFNLADVFINIGIACLLISTFQKTPTSNHK encoded by the coding sequence ATGCGTATAAAAAATAATCTCTTCTGGGTTGCTGCTGTGGTGGCTTTTTGCTTAGATCAACTGACAAAATATTGGATAGTGCAAACTTTTAACTTGGGACAAACGCAAGCCTTATTACCTGGAATATTTCACTTTACTTATGTCACCAACACTGGTGCTGCTTTTAGTTTATTTTCAGGAAAAGTAGAGTGGTTGCGTTGGTTATCACTAGGAGTCAGTCTGGTGTTGATAGCAATGGCATGGTTTGGTCCGGTGTTACATTTTTGGGACCAACTGGGCTATGGGTTGATTTTAGGTGGAGCAATTGGTAATGGTATCGACAGGTTTATTCATGGCTATGTTGTCGATTTTCTGGATGTTCGGTTAATTAACTTTGCTGTGTTTAATTTGGCTGATGTTTTTATCAATATCGGGATTGCTTGCTTGCTAATTTCTACTTTTCAAAAAACACCAACTTCAAACCACAAGTAG
- a CDS encoding biotin transporter BioY, translated as MLAASNQLLWSMIGLLLTMGGTFLEAHVTTLPWSWSHQGVHTFSLGVTYQIGGVLLVGCLGGKNAGALSQIAYLVMGLTLLPVFAEGGGIGYVKLSHFGYLLGFIPGAWICGYFAFKAKPKLETLTFSCFCGLLTVHICGITYLIISSVLKWQGTETLPLTQAMLKYSWFALPGQLAVVCAVVVIAYVLRHLMFY; from the coding sequence ATGCTAGCTGCATCCAATCAATTATTATGGTCTATGATTGGCTTACTGCTGACAATGGGTGGTACGTTCTTGGAAGCCCATGTCACCACCCTACCTTGGAGTTGGAGCCACCAGGGAGTTCACACTTTCTCTTTGGGAGTTACCTATCAAATTGGTGGGGTGTTGCTAGTTGGGTGTTTGGGAGGCAAAAATGCAGGCGCACTCTCACAAATTGCTTACTTAGTGATGGGCTTAACCTTATTACCCGTATTTGCTGAGGGTGGTGGAATTGGCTACGTTAAACTATCTCACTTTGGCTACTTGCTGGGTTTTATTCCTGGGGCTTGGATTTGTGGATATTTCGCCTTTAAAGCTAAACCCAAACTAGAAACTCTGACTTTTAGTTGTTTTTGTGGGTTGTTAACCGTTCACATCTGCGGTATTACTTATTTGATTATCAGTTCTGTTTTAAAGTGGCAAGGTACAGAAACTTTGCCTTTGACGCAAGCAATGCTGAAATACTCCTGGTTTGCATTACCGGGACAATTAGCTGTAGTTTGCGCTGTAGTTGTAATAGCATATGTGCTGCGCCATCTCATGTTTTACTAG
- the pstS gene encoding phosphate ABC transporter substrate-binding protein PstS — translation MLFRYPVNNSSRLTRTVSVLALTLSLAACGGGEQQAQNGNNTSENTGTATNTTATAPGKLDLGGNVSLTGAGASFPAPLYTAWFQGLNQKYPNLQVNYQSVGSGAGVEQFIKGTVDFGASDVAMKDEEIKKVDRGVLLLPMTAGSIVVAYNVPGVDQQIKLPREVYTNIFLGNIKTWNDPKITAANPGVNLPNTPITIVHRSDGSGTTGVFTQHLSAVSPEWKSKVGSGKTVSWPTGVGAKGNEGVTAQVQQTQGAIGYVEYGYAKQNDLKFASLQNKAGQFVVPSDASAAKTLESVALPDNLRAFITDPEGAESYPIVTYSWILAYKKYSDPAKAKAVEAMIEYGLTEGQKQAPELGYVPLPQPVVQKVAAAADAISPDYKIAGGAAGNTTAASTGK, via the coding sequence ATGCTTTTCCGTTACCCTGTCAATAATTCTTCTCGCCTAACGAGAACAGTTTCAGTTCTTGCACTTACCCTAAGTTTAGCTGCTTGTGGGGGTGGAGAACAGCAAGCACAAAATGGTAACAACACCAGTGAGAATACTGGTACTGCTACAAATACAACTGCTACCGCACCAGGAAAACTCGATTTAGGTGGAAATGTATCCTTAACAGGTGCAGGAGCATCTTTCCCCGCACCTTTATATACAGCTTGGTTTCAAGGATTAAATCAGAAGTATCCCAACCTGCAAGTTAATTATCAGTCAGTTGGTAGCGGTGCGGGTGTCGAGCAATTTATCAAAGGCACAGTCGATTTCGGTGCTAGCGACGTTGCGATGAAGGATGAAGAAATTAAGAAGGTAGACAGAGGTGTTCTGTTACTACCCATGACTGCAGGTAGCATCGTCGTAGCATATAACGTACCGGGGGTAGACCAACAGATAAAACTGCCTCGGGAAGTTTATACCAACATTTTCCTGGGTAACATCAAGACCTGGAACGATCCTAAAATTACTGCTGCCAACCCTGGTGTTAACTTACCCAATACACCCATTACAATCGTACACCGCTCGGATGGTAGCGGTACAACAGGCGTTTTCACCCAGCACTTAAGCGCAGTGAGTCCAGAATGGAAATCCAAAGTTGGGAGTGGCAAAACTGTCAGTTGGCCTACAGGAGTTGGTGCTAAAGGTAATGAAGGTGTAACTGCTCAGGTACAACAAACACAAGGTGCAATTGGTTACGTTGAGTACGGTTACGCCAAACAAAACGATTTGAAATTTGCATCTTTACAGAATAAGGCAGGACAATTTGTTGTGCCTTCAGATGCATCCGCAGCGAAAACTCTTGAATCCGTTGCCTTACCTGACAATCTCCGCGCTTTTATCACAGATCCTGAAGGCGCAGAATCATATCCCATCGTGACCTACAGCTGGATTTTGGCGTATAAAAAATATTCCGACCCCGCAAAAGCTAAGGCCGTGGAAGCTATGATTGAATATGGCTTGACGGAAGGTCAAAAACAAGCTCCCGAACTCGGATATGTTCCTCTTCCTCAGCCTGTGGTGCAAAAAGTGGCAGCAGCGGCAGATGCAATTAGCCCCGATTACAAAATTGCAGGGGGTGCTGCTGGCAATACGACTGCGGCTAGTACTGGTAAATAG
- the pstC gene encoding phosphate ABC transporter permease subunit PstC produces MNRQAESHQPTIQPRSQVEKSVDNGFIWLTRIFAIAVALLLLWIAVQVAIQAGPAIREFGLGFLAKSAWNPVTNDYGVLPQIYGTLMSAFIGLLIAVPIGVGTAVLLSESLLPLPVKTVIVFLVELLAAIPSVVYGVWAIFVLIPILTDIGKWLNANFGWIPLFSTVPTGPGLLPAGVILAIMILPIITAISRDALISVPSSLRQAAVGLGATRWETIFKVLIPAAFSGIVSAVMLALGRAMGETMAVTMIIGNANTISPSLFAPSNTISSLLANQFAEASGLQVSALMYAALVLFILTLIVNILAELIVLRVKRL; encoded by the coding sequence ATGAACAGGCAAGCTGAGAGTCATCAACCCACTATTCAACCTCGCTCTCAGGTTGAAAAATCAGTAGATAACGGTTTTATCTGGCTGACTCGGATTTTTGCAATAGCAGTTGCTCTACTTCTATTGTGGATAGCAGTTCAGGTTGCGATTCAAGCAGGACCCGCGATTCGAGAATTTGGTCTTGGATTTTTAGCAAAAAGCGCTTGGAACCCCGTTACAAACGACTATGGAGTGCTACCGCAAATCTACGGGACTTTGATGAGTGCTTTCATCGGTCTACTTATAGCAGTACCAATAGGTGTTGGTACTGCTGTTTTGTTGAGTGAAAGTTTGTTACCATTACCAGTAAAAACAGTCATAGTTTTTTTAGTAGAACTCCTAGCAGCTATTCCTAGCGTTGTTTACGGAGTTTGGGCAATTTTTGTGCTCATTCCTATATTGACCGATATTGGAAAATGGTTGAATGCTAACTTTGGGTGGATTCCATTGTTTAGCACTGTTCCTACAGGTCCGGGATTGTTACCTGCCGGTGTTATCTTGGCAATTATGATTCTGCCAATCATTACAGCTATATCCCGCGATGCTCTGATTTCTGTACCCTCGAGTTTGCGTCAAGCGGCTGTAGGGCTCGGAGCCACTCGATGGGAAACTATTTTTAAAGTTCTCATTCCCGCTGCATTTTCTGGAATCGTCAGTGCGGTGATGCTAGCACTCGGTCGGGCAATGGGAGAAACCATGGCTGTCACAATGATTATTGGTAACGCTAACACGATCAGTCCTTCGTTGTTTGCACCATCCAATACAATTTCTTCGCTACTGGCAAATCAATTTGCAGAAGCAAGTGGTTTGCAAGTCAGCGCTCTAATGTACGCAGCGCTAGTTCTGTTCATACTAACTTTGATAGTTAATATTCTGGCAGAACTTATTGTTTTAAGAGTGAAGCGACTGTAG
- the pstA gene encoding phosphate ABC transporter permease PstA, with the protein MATVPNQPGGGFTGNLARVPMSPRTLFSTVMTGIAFLCGMLALLPLLAVLTYVIIKGFSSLSLDLFTKLPPPPLVKGGGFGNAIVGTLIMVGIAALISVPFGVMAAIYLTEFSSGKLSRWIRFATNVLSGVPSIIAGVFAYGIVVATTGGFSAVAGGAALSILMLPIIVRTTDEALQLVSKDLRQAAVGLGATNFQTVSWVVVPAAVPAIVTGATLAIARAAGETAPLLFTALFSQFWPSTLFQPTASLAVLVFNFAIAPFKNWQSLAWAASLILVLLVLITSIIARWATRERR; encoded by the coding sequence ATGGCAACTGTTCCAAACCAGCCTGGTGGCGGATTTACTGGCAACTTAGCTCGCGTTCCCATGTCTCCCCGAACTCTTTTTAGTACGGTGATGACTGGCATAGCATTTCTATGCGGGATGCTGGCTCTTTTGCCTTTGCTGGCAGTATTGACTTATGTAATTATCAAAGGCTTTAGCAGTCTCAGCCTCGATTTGTTCACCAAACTACCACCACCACCTTTGGTAAAGGGTGGCGGTTTTGGTAATGCGATTGTGGGAACACTGATTATGGTGGGAATTGCCGCTTTAATTAGCGTTCCATTTGGCGTTATGGCAGCTATTTATTTGACAGAATTTAGTTCTGGTAAACTTTCACGCTGGATTCGCTTTGCTACCAACGTTCTGAGTGGAGTTCCCTCTATCATCGCTGGGGTTTTTGCTTACGGTATTGTTGTCGCTACAACAGGTGGCTTTTCAGCAGTCGCTGGCGGTGCAGCTTTGTCAATTCTCATGTTGCCTATTATTGTGCGAACGACTGATGAAGCTTTGCAACTCGTATCAAAAGATTTGCGACAAGCAGCGGTGGGTTTGGGAGCAACTAACTTTCAAACAGTTTCTTGGGTAGTCGTACCTGCTGCTGTTCCCGCTATTGTCACTGGCGCAACTCTCGCGATCGCTCGTGCGGCTGGAGAAACGGCTCCTTTGCTATTTACTGCTCTATTTTCTCAGTTTTGGCCGAGTACTTTATTTCAACCGACTGCTTCTCTGGCAGTTTTGGTCTTTAACTTTGCAATTGCTCCCTTCAAAAACTGGCAATCGCTAGCTTGGGCTGCATCTCTCATCTTAGTATTGTTGGTTTTGATTACAAGCATCATTGCTCGTTGGGCAACTCGCGAACGCCGCTAA